A single Apostichopus japonicus isolate 1M-3 chromosome 11, ASM3797524v1, whole genome shotgun sequence DNA region contains:
- the LOC139975532 gene encoding uncharacterized protein yields the protein MPKSSAQRMKELRQRQAASDPNYKQKESTRISKLQRRQRDLMSEEERNKLREDQRMKMRAWRRKKAESQVLKIITFPRKPFKSPQSFGKAVQRTYKTLPSSPNKKLAVVCGLAKKYGVDLAEKMECNLGNRSSYCALSEEVKEAVKNFYYRADVVWTAPGMRDELTVWIDGKKEKMRKYYLTLYLRELFSLFKQENPDIVIGFSKFASLRPTNVLLLKSQPMDQCKCIIHENFIFKLTALNITLDNFWENILCAPADFNSACWRGSCENCCRGGKLDLSSCSDADEVHWKEWSKDPNGRILQETREGCVGELKELLINHFSDYQEHVRIKRIMSHSFERDKADPRFYVLQIDFAMAYSCEYQNEIQSALWSRQSVNLFTAAVYDPSGQCSSHLIVTDSSDKGKDSVFTFVGALVEDLQLSAEEELIIYSDGPSSEFKNKYITGKFLSLLSEDLNRPITWKYFATSHGKGVVDGIGGAAKARVRDKVRSKGKDALVVQSAQDFANAVKKLMPQVHTQLINDDKIKANISRKNPWEGTLDIPGVRKIHVAKAVGGKVCVWKTALDTQGDPVMSVTYVVPPALTFHIKVGDWVVVKYDDVLYPGEVTNVKGKDTEVSVMVPATNTTWKWPLTVDKIFYQPENIIKKIVPPEAPCAVHGRLQFTFKEL from the coding sequence ATGCCGAAATCATCTGCTCAAAGAATGAAAGAATTGCGTCAAAGGCAAGCTGCTTCTGACCCAAACTACAAGCAAAAGGAGAGTACAAGAATATCAAAGTTGCAGCGAAGGCAGCGAGACTTGATGTCGGAAGAAGAACGTAATAAATTACGTGAAGACCAACGAATGAAAATGAGAGcctggagaagaaaaaaggcaGAATCTCAGGTCTTGAAAATTATCACCTTCCCCAGAAAACCTTTCAAAAGCCCCCAGAGTTTTGGAAAAGCTGTGCAAAGAACTTATAAAACTTTGCCATCATCACCTAACAAAAAGCTAGCAGTTGTATGCGGTCTTGCCAAGAAGTATGGGGTAGACTTAGCAGAAAAAATGGAATGCAACTTAGGAAATAGAAGTAGTTATTGTGCCCTTTCAGAGGAAGTTAAGGAGGCGGTGAAGAATTTCTACTACAGGGCTGATGTTGTCTGGACTGCCCCTGGAATGAGAGATGAACTAACTGTCTGGATTGATGGAAAGAAGGAGAAGATGAGGAAGTATTACCTAACCTTGTATCTTCGAGAGCTATTTTCTCTCTTCAAGCAAGAAAACCCTGACATTGTCATAGGATTCTCAAAATTTGCCTCACTCCGTCCAACAAATGTTCTGCTACTGAAAAGCCAACCAATGGACCAGTGTAAGTGCATTATCCATGAAAACTTCATTTTCAAACTGACTGCACTGAACATTACCTTGGACAACTTTTGGGAGAACATACTTTGTGCCCCTGCAGACTTCAATTCTGCATGCTGGAGGGGTTCATGTGAGAACTGCTGCAGAGGTGGAAAGTTGGATTTGTCATCCTGTAGTGATGCAGATGAAGTGCACTGGAAGGAGTGGTCCAAGGATCCCAATGGTAGAATTCTCCAAGAAACAAGGGAAGGATGTGTCGGGGAGCTTAAGGAACTTTTAATAAACCATTTCAGTGATTATCAGGAGCATGTTCGGATTAAACGAATCATGTCTCACTCATTTGAAAGAGACAAGGCTGATCCTCGATTTTATGTATTGCAGATAGATTTTGCAATGGCATACAGCTGCGAATACCAAAACGAAATTCAATCTGCGTTATGGTCACGGCAAAGTGTTAATTTGTTCACAGCAGCTGTGTATGATCCATCTGGGCAATGTAGCTCACACCTGATTGTCACAGATAGTAGTGACAAAGGCAAAGATAGTGTCTTCACGTTTGTAGGAGCTTTAGTTGAAGACTTGCAGCTCTCAGCAGAGGAGGAGCTTATCATCTACTCTGATGGGCCTTCAAGCGAGTTCAAAAACAAGTACATTACTGGAAAGTTTTTGTCACTCCTTTCTGAAGATCTCAATAGGCCCATCACATGGAAGTACTTTGCTACTTCACATGGGAAAGGTGTGGTGGATGGAATTGGAGGAGCTGCTAAGGCTAGAGTTAGGGACAAAGTGAGGAGCAAGGGGAAAGATGCCCTTGTTGTTCAGTCAGCCCAAGATTTTGCTAATGCTGTGAAGAAGTTGATGCCACAGGTGCACACCCAACTcataaatgatgataaaataaagGCTAATATCTCGCGCAAAAATCCTTGGGAGGGTACCCTAGATATTCCTGGGGTAAGAAAAATCCATGTCGCAAAGGCAGTAGGTGGCAAGGTGTGTGTGTGGAAAACAGCATTAGATACCCAAGGAGATCCAGTAATGTCAGTTACTTATGTTGTACCTCCTGCTCTGACCTTCCATATTAAGGTCGGTGATTGGGTTGTTGTCAAATATGATGATGTACTGTACCCAGGAGAGGTTACAAATGTAAAGGGCAAAGacacagaggtcagtgtgatgGTGCCTGCCACCAACACAACATGGAAATGGCCGCTTACAGTAGATAAAATCTTCTACCAGCCTGAAAACATCATTAAAAAGATTGTGCCCCCTGAAGCACCTTGTGCAGTTCATGGAAGACTGCAGTTCACATTTAAAGAACTTTAA